The Triticum aestivum cultivar Chinese Spring chromosome 4B, IWGSC CS RefSeq v2.1, whole genome shotgun sequence sequence GAAGGCACCCACTAGCTGCTTGGCATAGTCGAGAGTCTCATGCTCTGGCAGACGGTGCGTGCGGTATGTCTCAGTAAGCACATCGACTACCAACACTCGCTTCCAACCTATCGTCAGCACATACAGCTTGCCGTCGATCAGCAGTGGCGGCCAAGTCGGGATTTCAGCCGGATGAGACGGTGAGTGGAATGAGTGCTGCCGCCAGCGCCGAGTGTCGCCTAAGGTGTACACGGCCATGTGCACCTTAGAGAACCTGAACAGCTTATACTCATTGGTGGGTGGACTGAATCCCAAGGCGAAGAGATGTGTCTTATCCTTGGTTCCTGTGAGCGGCGGCGCCCTGGGAAGCGCCAGCGTCTCGCCGGTGACAGGGTTACATACCACCGCCGGTGCCTCGGGGCCGCTGCCGTGCACATAGCAGAGGAGGCCGTTGCAGACGTTGGCGAGGTCGTAGACACTGGGGATGTCGAAGGAGAACATGGCCTTGCCCGAAGACATGCTGAAGATGCTGGCCTCGTCGCTCCGGCCCGGCTCACACGTCGTCAAGACGAACAAGACATCTGCGTCCGCCGACAAGGCGGTGGCGTAGTTGGCGGCGTGGAGACGGCGAAAGGAGGGCTCGCTGACGACACTGCGCCACAGCCTCGAGACGCAGTAGCACCGGGCCACGTCCTTTGTCGGCAGCTTCACTAGGATCTCTTGGATCATCTCCCTAGGGATCTCCCTGCTGTGGCTGCTGCTCTGAGCCTCAACGCGACGAAGATGGCGACGACGACGTCCCGTCGTCATGGATAGACGAAGATGGTGACGAAGACGACGCCCCATCGTTACAGATAGATGGGCAACAGCAATCCGGCAACGTGGAATCGACCAGCTTGTGATCGCAGGGTGTCTATTTTAGAGCACGAGTTGCCGAGTTGGAGTCGAAGCAGGTATCAAGTCGGACTCCTTGTGGGCACACTAATTACTTCCtgatggtagtagtagtatttttaGGATCCGAACCACCTAAATTCCATGCATATGTATTCACCGATTGACACCGTACGTGCCGGACGAGATGGTGCCACAGATCCTCCTCCGGCCCGCCGTCGGACCGCTGCTGCGTCCAATTTAACCGAGCTCCATGGGGACTTATGTGCGTGCGTGCGCCTCACTCGATATGTGGGTGTGTAGGGACCTGGGAGATTATGTCAATCCCCAACAATAGGATCAGCGTCATATCATTGCTTTCCCGGGCTTACATTATCACCTGATGGATGCATCACTGACAACATAGTGTTCTATGTCGGATATTTCCCGGCGCCTCTGTAACGGCGATCTCCAAAATCAACAAGCTAGTTGCACGAA is a genomic window containing:
- the LOC123089664 gene encoding F-box protein At5g65850-like, producing the protein MGRRLRHHLRLSMTTGRRRRHLRRVEAQSSSHSREIPREMIQEILVKLPTKDVARCYCVSRLWRSVVSEPSFRRLHAANYATALSADADVLFVLTTCEPGRSDEASIFSMSSGKAMFSFDIPSVYDLANVCNGLLCYVHGSGPEAPAVVCNPVTGETLALPRAPPLTGTKDKTHLFALGFSPPTNEYKLFRFSKVHMAVYTLGDTRRWRQHSFHSPSHPAEIPTWPPLLIDGKLYVLTIGWKRVLVVDVLTETYRTHRLPEHETLDYAKQLVGAFELDG